From one Populus alba chromosome 17, ASM523922v2, whole genome shotgun sequence genomic stretch:
- the LOC118029176 gene encoding mini zinc finger protein 2-like, producing MRKRQVVVRRSEEPSRSSTTSSSTIRNVKYGECQKNHAAGVGGYAVDGCREFMASGEEGTAAALTCAACGCHRNFHRREVETEVACDCSSPSSNGN from the coding sequence ATGAGGAAGCGACAAGTGGTGGTAAGAAGATCAGAAGAACCTTCAAGAAGCTCAACGACTTCTTCTTCCACTATCAGGAATGTTAAATACGGAGAGTGCCAAAAGAATCATGCTGCTGGAGTTGGAGGTTACGCTGTTGATGGGTGCAGAGAGTTCATGGCAAGTGGTGAAGAAGGCACAGCTGCTGCACTCACTTGTGCGGCTTGTGGTTGCCATAGGAACTTCCACAGAAGGGAAGTGGAAACAGAGGTGGCATGTGATTGTTCTTCACCTTCTTCAAATGGTAATTAG